From the genome of Agromyces badenianii:
CTGTACCGCGGGTACCCCGTGCAGGAGCTCGCGGCGTCGGCCACCTTCGAGGAGGTCGCCTACCTGCTCTGGTACGGCGAGCTGCCGGATGACGTGCAGCTGGCCGCCTTCGAGGAACGCGAGCGCTCGTTCCGCGGCCTCGACCACGAGGTCAAGCGCATCGTCGACGAGCTGCCGCTCACCGCCCACCCGATGGACGTCGTGCGCACCGCCGTCTCCGTCATCGGCGCGAGCGACCCGGCGACCCCCGACGACAGCGTCGAGGCGAACCTCGACAAGTCGATCCGGTTGCTCGCGAAGCTGCCCTCGATCATCTCGTACGACCAGCGCCGTCGACACGAGCTCGAGTTCATCGAGCCCCGCGACGACCTCGGCTTCTCGGCGAACTTCCTCTGGCAGACCTTCGGCGAGGCCCCCGAGCTCGCGGTCGTCAACGCGTTCGACGTGTCGATGATCCTCTACGCCGAGCACTCGTTCAACGCCTCGACGTTCACCGCCCGGGTGATCACGTCGACGCTCGCCGACCTCTATTCGGCGGTCACCGGTGCGATCGGCGCGCTCAAGGGGGCGCTGCACGGCGGCGCCAACGAGGCCGTCATGCACACCTTCGCCGAGATCGGCTCGGCCGATGCCGCGGAGGGCTGGCTCGATGCCGCGCTCGCCGAGAAGCGCAAGATCATGGGCTTCGGGCACCGCGTCTACAAGAACGGCGACTCGCGCGTGCCGACCATGCGCGATGCGCTCGAGCGCATGGTCGAGCACTACGAGCGGCCCGACCTGCTCGAGCTCTACCTCGCGCTCGAGACGGCCATGGCCGAGCGCAAGGGCATCAAGCCGAACCTCGACTATCCGGCCGGTCCCGTCTACCACCTGATGGGCTTCGACACTCCCACGTTCACGCCGCTCTTCGTCGCGAGCCGCATCACCGGCTGGACGGCGCACATCATGGAGCAGGCCGCCTCGAACGCGCTCATCCGCCCGCTGTCGGTGTACCGCGGCGTCGACGAGCGGCACGTTCCCGTGAAGGGGTGACCGTGTGGGGCACGCCTTCATCGAGATGACGATGACGCTCGACGGCTTCACGGCCGCGCCGGCGACGCATCTGCGCTCTCGGCTCCTCGCGGTCGCCGAGTAGGCGATCGCGGCCTCGCACAACGGGAGCCGCGGCATCCGTCGCCCTGACTGTGGCGACCCACCAACCTTCGATGACCCACCACGATCTCGGCATACAGTCGTTGATCATGCACATGTTCTTCCGCACCCTGCTCCACGTGCTGTTCCTCTCGCGGCGCAAGCCCGAGCTCGGGCACTTCGAGGTCGCCCGCACGAACTTCATCACCCTGCCGACCGACCTCGACATCAACCGGCACATGAACAACGGCGTCTACTTCTCGATCATGGACGTCGCCCGCTTCGACATGCTCGTGCGCAACGGCGTCTGGGCGATGATGCGCGAGAAGGGGTGGTACCCGGTCGTCGCGAGCGAGACGATCACGTTCCGGAAGTCCTTGCAGCTCTGGGATCGCTTCACGATCGAGTCCCGCCTCGTCGGCCACGACGACAAGGCCGTCTACATGGAGCAGCGCTACGTGCGCCCCGGCGCCGACGGCGAGCCCGAGATCTACGCGCAGGGCTTCATCCGCGCCCGGTTCCTCAAGAAGGCGGGCGGCACGGTGCCGATGTCCGAGATCGTCGAGGCGCTCGGCGTCTCGGGCGCCGACGAGATTCCCGACTGGATGGAGCAGTGGGGCACCGATGTCGCGCTGCCGCCCACGCGCGCGGCGGCGCCGTCGGTCTGGCACTGATCGCCGGTCGTCAGGAGCGGGCCTTCTGCGGGATCACGACCTCGCGGATGATGAGCAGGATGCCGGCCGAGATCGGGATCGCGACGAGCGCGCCGAGCAGCCCGAGCAGGGTGCCGCCGGCGAGGGCCGAGATGAGCACGATCGTGCCCGGCACCTGCACCGCCTTGCCCATGACCTTCGGGGTCAGGATGTAGGCCTCGACCTGCATGTAGACGAGCATCACGAGCAGCACGATGAGCCCTGCCGCGGGTGAGGTGAAGAGGGCGATGATCGTCATCAGCGTGGTCGTCAGCACCGTGCCGATGAGCGGGATGAGCGTCACGAAGAGGGCGATCACGCCGATGATGAGCGCGTACGGCACCCCGACGAGCGTCAGCAGGATGGTCGAGAACACCGCGTTGAGGAACGCCAGCACGACCATTCCGCTGAGGTAGCGCCCGACGGAGTTCATGATGCGCTCGGCGTAGTCGACGACCCGGCTGCGGTGCGATGCCGAGATCAGCAGGTAGCAGGCGCGCTTCGTCGTGTCGAGCGTGGCGATGAAGTAGATCGAGAGCACGACGACGAAGACGCTCGTCGAGACGGCGTTCACCAGGGATGCGCCGAGCTGCAGCGCCCCGCCGCCGATCGTGGCCCAGGTGTTGGGGTCGCCGAGCAGCTTGCCGACCCAGGCGATGGCCGCGGAGGCGAAGCCGTTGGTCGTCTCGTCGACCTGCTCGAACCAGTCCGAGCCCTGCAGCTTCGTGATCTGCGAGGGGAGGTTCTTGATGAGGGCGGTCGCCTGCTCGATGACGGGCGGCACCACGATCCAGACGATGCCGAGCACCACGACGATGAAGAGGATGATCACCGTCACGATCGCGCCGCCGCGGGAGAGCCCGCGACGCTGGAACCAGCGGATGAGCGGGTCGAGCCCCAGCGCGACGAACGCGGCGATGAAGACCGAGAGCAGCACGCTCTGCAGGTTCACGACGATCATGGCGAGCAGCACCGCGAGCAGCACACCGAGGGTGACGATGAATCCCCACCGGAACGGGTTGTTCGCGAAGAGCCCGGTGGTGCGCGTCTCGGAGTCTGCGGAGCGACGCCGCAGTCGTTCAGTCGTGTTCACTGGCACAGTCTAGGGTTCGGGATGCGGCGGAATCGGGACATCCGTCGCCCGTCGCCGGCGGTGCGCGCGTGGGGGAACGGCTCGATCACCGCACCGCGCCGGGAACGGCGAGTTCCCGGTAGTGCGGCGAGAACGAGGGGTAGTAGGTCTCCCAATCGGGCAGCGGCGCTCGCGCCCGGGTGGCGGCGAGGCTGTCGAGGTAGTAGTCCCAGCCGGGGCCCATGTCGGCGGCTTCCGCCGGGCTGTGCAGTCGCTGGCCGAGCGTGAGCGTGGTCATGCCGCCGCCCTCGACCAGGTGGCAGAAGAGCCGGATGCCGGTCGGGCCGGGCCCCGAGTCGGCGGTGAACCGGTGCGGCGGCGCGCACTCGAGGATGCTGACGTTCTGCCACTCGGCCTCGCCTTCCGACCCCATGCGGAAGCGCACC
Proteins encoded in this window:
- a CDS encoding bifunctional 2-methylcitrate synthase/citrate synthase, whose protein sequence is MAEQPEIFKGLAGVPVDYTAISKVNPESNSLLYRGYPVQELAASATFEEVAYLLWYGELPDDVQLAAFEERERSFRGLDHEVKRIVDELPLTAHPMDVVRTAVSVIGASDPATPDDSVEANLDKSIRLLAKLPSIISYDQRRRHELEFIEPRDDLGFSANFLWQTFGEAPELAVVNAFDVSMILYAEHSFNASTFTARVITSTLADLYSAVTGAIGALKGALHGGANEAVMHTFAEIGSADAAEGWLDAALAEKRKIMGFGHRVYKNGDSRVPTMRDALERMVEHYERPDLLELYLALETAMAERKGIKPNLDYPAGPVYHLMGFDTPTFTPLFVASRITGWTAHIMEQAASNALIRPLSVYRGVDERHVPVKG
- a CDS encoding acyl-CoA thioesterase, giving the protein MHMFFRTLLHVLFLSRRKPELGHFEVARTNFITLPTDLDINRHMNNGVYFSIMDVARFDMLVRNGVWAMMREKGWYPVVASETITFRKSLQLWDRFTIESRLVGHDDKAVYMEQRYVRPGADGEPEIYAQGFIRARFLKKAGGTVPMSEIVEALGVSGADEIPDWMEQWGTDVALPPTRAAAPSVWH
- a CDS encoding AI-2E family transporter yields the protein MNTTERLRRRSADSETRTTGLFANNPFRWGFIVTLGVLLAVLLAMIVVNLQSVLLSVFIAAFVALGLDPLIRWFQRRGLSRGGAIVTVIILFIVVVLGIVWIVVPPVIEQATALIKNLPSQITKLQGSDWFEQVDETTNGFASAAIAWVGKLLGDPNTWATIGGGALQLGASLVNAVSTSVFVVVLSIYFIATLDTTKRACYLLISASHRSRVVDYAERIMNSVGRYLSGMVVLAFLNAVFSTILLTLVGVPYALIIGVIALFVTLIPLIGTVLTTTLMTIIALFTSPAAGLIVLLVMLVYMQVEAYILTPKVMGKAVQVPGTIVLISALAGGTLLGLLGALVAIPISAGILLIIREVVIPQKARS
- a CDS encoding SRPBCC domain-containing protein, whose product is MTARPTGHYVLKEDGLYLQFDRLFYAPIEDVWFSLTNPTAMQAWIGTYTGRPATGGVRFRMGSEGEAEWQNVSILECAPPHRFTADSGPGPTGIRLFCHLVEGGGMTTLTLGQRLHSPAEAADMGPGWDYYLDSLAATRARAPLPDWETYYPSFSPHYRELAVPGAVR